ATGCCCGCCAGTATGACCTCGACGGCCATGTCGAACAGCTCCCGACCGATGCCCACGCCCTGTCCGAGACCGTCTCCGAGGACCGCTAGGTCGAGTATGCCCGTGCTCATCCTCCAGACGATCAGGGCCAGGGCGGCGGCATCGAGATCCTCCCTGAAGTCCCCGGCGTCTATACCCTCCTGGATGATGTCCGCGCCGCGCTCCAGGATCTTCCCGGAATAGCGGTTGACGGTGGCCACCAGTTCGCCGGAGGTGTTGCGGCGGGCGTCCTCGGTGAGGAAATACTGGGTGATGCGGAAATATTCCCGGTTCTCCAGGCAGTGATCGATGAAAGCGTAGTAGACGGCCTTCACGCGCCTCTCAGCGCCCTTCACGCCTTTGAGCGCCCCATCGATACGCTCCTCGAGGATGCGGAACCCCTCCATGATCACGGAGATGTACAGCTCGTCCTTGCTGTTGAAGTAGAGGTACAGGGTACCCTTGGAGAGCTCCGCCCGCGCGGCGATCTCCTCCATGGTGGTGCGGTAACCCTTTTCGAAAAAGAGTTCCCTGGCGGCGGCCAGTATGGTATCCCTGCGGTGCTGCTTCTCCCTCTCCTTGCGCGCTGATATGCCCATGGCGTGAACGGCCCCCGTTTTCAGCGACCACGCTGCAGCCCGGCCCAATGACTGACAGGTCTGGTTGTTCCCCCGGCAATGTAATGACTATGAGTCATACTATAACCAGAAGTCATGGAAGTCAACCGGGCGTCTTCAGCCGCTGACGCAGTGGATGGTATTGGTGGTGGGTTTGCCCACTTCGGCCGCGTCCTTCACCCCGGCGGTCACCACTACCGTATCGCCGGGCCCCAGCAGTCCCTCCTTCCGGGCGACCTCCTCGGCGGTGGCGAACATCTCCTCGATGCTCCCCCTCACCTCGACCAGCCGGGGATAGACCCCCCAGAACAGGGTGAGGCGGCGCGCCGATGCCAGGCGTGGAGTAGGAGCCAGGATGGGCTGATGGGGACGGAAACGGCTCATCTGTCGCGCCGTAAAACCCGATTCCGTCGGCGCCACGATGGCCCTGGCTCCGGTCTGCCTGGCCAGCTCGCAGGCGGAGAAACAGACCGCCTCCACCGTACCGCTGCTGATCCAGCGCCTGCGCTCGCCTAGCCAGTGGTCGTAGGGGAGGACCGTCTCCGCCTTGAGCACCACCCGCCGCATGGTGTCCACCGCCTCCACCGGAAAGTCCCCTACCGCCGTCTCCCCGGAGAGCATCACCGCGTCGGTGGCGTCGAAGACGGCGTTGGCCACGTCGGACACCTCCGCCCGTGTGGGCGCCGGGCTGGAGATCATGCTCTGCAGCATCTGGGTGGCGGTGATCACGGGCTTGCCATGGCTGGCGGCGGCCTCGATGATGCGCTTCTGGATGAGAGGTATGTCCTCCAGCGCCATCTCCACGCCCAGGTCTCCGCGGGCGATCATCACCCCGTCCGCCTCCTCCACCACCGCCTCGAGGGCCTCGACAGCTTCCTGCTTCTCGATCTTGGCCACGATGGGGAGGTCGGAACCCCTGCGCCTCAACTCCCAGCGCAGAAGGGCGATGTCGCCGGGAGATCTCACGAAGGAGAGCGCCACCCAGTCCACGCCCAGCTCCAGGCCAAGGTCAAGGTCGGAGAGGTCTTTGTCGGTCAGGGGAGGGATATCCAGCTTCGCCCCCGGCAGGTTGATGCCCTTGCGGGAACGCAACGGCCCGCCGGAGACCACCCTGCACACCACCTCGCCGTCAGCTACCCGCAGGACCTCGAGGCGCAGGGCCCCGTCGTCGATGAGCACCTCGTCGCCCGGCCGCAGCGCCGTGTGGAGGTGCGGGTAGCTCACGCTCACGCGGGACGCATCGCCCTGGAAATCATCCCGCGACAGCGTGATCTCCCCACCTTCCTCGAGGAGGACCTCGCCGCCCGAGATGTCCCTGGTCCTGATCTTGGGGCCCATGAGGTCCAGGATGACGCTTACCTCCCTGCCCGCGAGGCGAGAGGCCTCCCGCAGGGACTTTACCTCATCCCCCATGTCATCGGGGGAGGTATGGGAGGCGTTGATGCGGGCCACGTCCATCCCCGCCGCGATCATGCGCTCGAGCGTCTTCAGGTCGCGGCAGGCCGGTCCCAGAGTAGCCACTATCTTGGTCTTGCGCTCATCCGCCACCTTCATCCTCCTCCCGCTTCCACCCGGTAGATGCCCCGCGGGCCGATATAGAACAGCTGCTCCGCGTCCTCGTTCCACGCCAGCGGCGTGCATGCCTCCAGGTCCGGGTAGCGGTAGATGACGCGCTCGCCGTAATCCAGGTACTCCAGGCCCATGATGCCCACGTAAGCCAGCCACTCCTCTGTACGCGAGGGATAGAACAGGTAATGCGACCGCTCAAAGCCGAGCCCGTCGGTGGAGGCCACTTTCTTGAATTTATCCGGCTGCTCAGCCCTGGTCCACACTCCCTTGACCACGTCCTGCTCCTTCACCAGCACCGGGCCCACATAGAGTACGGTGTCCCTGGAAGGCCACCAGATAAAGGTGACCTCCCCCTCGCACTCCACGAACTGTTCCCAGCCCGGCTTGCCGGGGACGGCGGTCTCCAGGAAGTAGCGGCTGCTCTCCCCGCCGGCGGAGATGGCGGTAGCTCGCCGCGACATCACCCTGCCTCCCGAGGCATCCCATACCGCGAGGGGCTGTGCCTTTGCCAGGAAACCCTTCTCCGAGCCGTCCGCCCGCATCAGCCAGAAAGCGGGCTCATCTCCCGTGCTGTCCGCGCTGGCGACCGTCCACAGTATGTATCTTCCGTCGGGGGACGGGATGGGCTCGCTGTCGAGCTCGGGGCTGGCGGTGAGGTTGCTCCGCGTCAGGCTGGTAACGTCCAGCAGCCATATATCTCCCGCGTCCTCGTAAGCGAGGGATGCCGTGCTCCCCAGCCAGGCTATCCTGACTCCGCCGATGCCCTGTTCGAAGACGGTGCGGCCGCCCGCACCCAGCCCGAGGACCCGCAGCACCGTGCCTCCACCCTGCTCTTTCAGCGTGCAGGCGAGATAGCTGCCGTCCGCGCTGATCTGCATGGAGAGCACCTCCACACCCTCCAGGGGCAAGAACAGCTCGCCCTCGCGTTCGACTACCTCCACCGTGGTCTTGGGCGTGATGACCATGTTCGATAGCACGTTGAGCATGAGGTAGCTGATGGCCACCAGGACGATGCAGGCGGCGACCATGACGACGACGATCACGATGTAACGCTTGGAAATCGGCCTGTCCCCCTCGTTATTGCCGTTCGTCCCCTCTTAACCGGGCCTTGTACCGTCAGACCTATTATAACCTCGCTCCCGAGGACGGACAGCGGTGAATCGGGGGCGTCCCCGCTCAGCTTCCGGTGTAGCCTTCCGCGAAATACCACTCCAGGGCGGGTGTGGTGGTGCCCTGCGAACTGCTCCCCCCGTCCCGGGTGTTATAGACGAAGTACATGGCGCGCTCCGCGACCAGGGGGGTCTGCGACTCCACCAGGGTGGAGAACTCGGCCTGCTCCAGGCCGGGCACGGAATCCACGTGCAGCGTGTAGCGGGCGTAAGGCTCTATACTGACCTCCTGCCTCATTTCGCCGCCACCGGTCAGCATGAAGAAGACCGTGGCCGTAGCGCCGGTGGGGTTCGGGTTCTGCAGCAGGATATATGTGTCGAAATCCGCTGCCGTGAAACCCTCCGCGAAGAACCAGGTGGTGGAGGGCTCGTCTACGCCCATGGCGTCATGTCCGCCTCCCCTGCCGCCGTACCTGAAATACATGGCCCGCTCGGCCACGATGGGCCTGTTGGCGGCCACGCTGGTGGAGAACTCGGCCCGCTCCAGGCCCGACAGGCCGTCCACGCATACGGTGCCGCGGCTGTACGCCGGCAGCACCACCTTCGTCTCCCGGCTGGAGGCATCCGGCAGCATGAAGGTAAGGGACACCTCGGCGGCATCGCCATTGGGGTTGGAGAGGAGGAAATAGGTGTCGAACTCCCCCCCGGTGTAGCCTTCCGCGAAATACCATCCCTGGCTGGGCGTCTTGGCGCCATCCGCCGCCGTCCCCCCTTTCTCCCCGTTGTATCCGAAATAGACGGACCGTTCCGCCACCACCGGGATGTCGCTCTCCATGTGCGTCGAGAACTCGCCGTTCTCGAGTCCCGGCTCGCGGTCCATCCAGATGGTCATGCGCGAGCTGGGGGCGAGGGTATAGTAGAACTCGTCCACCTCGCCGTCCCCACCCATGTAGGATACCTTGAGGTGGGATTCAGCCCCGTTGGGGTTCTGCACCAGGAAGAAGGTGTCGAAGTCGCCGCCCGTATATCCCTCCGCGAAGTTCCACTGCAGGGAGGGCTCGCTGATGCCCATGCACGAATGGCCCCCTTTACGGCCGCTGCCCAGGAAGTCGAAGTACATGGCGCGCTCCGCGACCACCGGCTGGTCCGAGCTGACCTTCACCGAGACCTCGGAGTTCTGAACGCTGTCGTTCACGTGGATGGTATAGCGCGACCTCGGGCCCA
The Actinomycetota bacterium genome window above contains:
- the pyk gene encoding pyruvate kinase; translated protein: MADERKTKIVATLGPACRDLKTLERMIAAGMDVARINASHTSPDDMGDEVKSLREASRLAGREVSVILDLMGPKIRTRDISGGEVLLEEGGEITLSRDDFQGDASRVSVSYPHLHTALRPGDEVLIDDGALRLEVLRVADGEVVCRVVSGGPLRSRKGINLPGAKLDIPPLTDKDLSDLDLGLELGVDWVALSFVRSPGDIALLRWELRRRGSDLPIVAKIEKQEAVEALEAVVEEADGVMIARGDLGVEMALEDIPLIQKRIIEAAASHGKPVITATQMLQSMISSPAPTRAEVSDVANAVFDATDAVMLSGETAVGDFPVEAVDTMRRVVLKAETVLPYDHWLGERRRWISSGTVEAVCFSACELARQTGARAIVAPTESGFTARQMSRFRPHQPILAPTPRLASARRLTLFWGVYPRLVEVRGSIEEMFATAEEVARKEGLLGPGDTVVVTAGVKDAAEVGKPTTNTIHCVSG
- a CDS encoding TetR/AcrR family transcriptional regulator; translation: MGISARKEREKQHRRDTILAAARELFFEKGYRTTMEEIAARAELSKGTLYLYFNSKDELYISVIMEGFRILEERIDGALKGVKGAERRVKAVYYAFIDHCLENREYFRITQYFLTEDARRNTSGELVATVNRYSGKILERGADIIQEGIDAGDFREDLDAAALALIVWRMSTGILDLAVLGDGLGQGVGIGRELFDMAVEVILAGIGKRSALKDERSRSMAAEQDTGVGPGRWETGVRS
- a CDS encoding SpoIID/LytB domain-containing protein, which encodes MRSGAGYRKVLAALMVAAVLLASLLTPSIHGEGEAYAGGGNITFFGHGRGHGVGMCMAGVYYRAMRGEEYHDIIRAYYTGVSFSHVSDDMPIRVLCRDNVIRIFPLKEYLYRLQEEPDSWPTQGLRVTMVAARTYALSCINRGKHAGDGYDICPYGSCCQAFVETIDPRTRPNIVAAVNATAGEIITYGGQPIVAAYSSCCGGYTASMEEAWGGENLPYLSPVPDDACATDEDHDWQVTMAWEELQAKLNSHADTAVGTLYGLEVTSHWTSGRVRYIRIDGSGGSKTVSGTLFASVVGLQTHFFSMNSQSFDEYLLIQNPGAVAASCTVTYMFPGGGTMQETCQVGPRSRYTIHVNDSVQNSEVSVKVSSDQPVVAERAMYFDFLGSGRKGGHSCMGISEPSLQWNFAEGYTGGDFDTFFLVQNPNGAESHLKVSYMGGDGEVDEFYYTLAPSSRMTIWMDREPGLENGEFSTHMESDIPVVAERSVYFGYNGEKGGTAADGAKTPSQGWYFAEGYTGGEFDTYFLLSNPNGDAAEVSLTFMLPDASSRETKVVLPAYSRGTVCVDGLSGLERAEFSTSVAANRPIVAERAMYFRYGGRGGGHDAMGVDEPSTTWFFAEGFTAADFDTYILLQNPNPTGATATVFFMLTGGGEMRQEVSIEPYARYTLHVDSVPGLEQAEFSTLVESQTPLVAERAMYFVYNTRDGGSSSQGTTTPALEWYFAEGYTGS